Proteins from a single region of Bdellovibrio bacteriovorus HD100:
- a CDS encoding methyl-accepting chemotaxis protein: MGSNFSLKGRLLLLGAFMSAIPVLVGGFAFYGMREVASSYEKVTDGVLPNIESADQMYMNFRGVRISLRSLGLPGLTTEQEADFIKDVEANIAEYEVHKQQYLRVNFKKGERELYEKVDAAWLAFKDLGGKVVQYSRTGKPEDRAKMLEIFLYDCPKAAKVYDDAMTKLVAFQRASGVQYVKEARSTTRTTDGSMAIIIALGMIAGVTISVMFALSLSKSISAVSGDLAEGASNVTDAAGHIAHSSQSLSQAALQQASSLEETVATMEELTAMVRVNSENAKQAASLASSTRETAIKGEKEIITLIQSIQSISSDSKKIAEITSVIDDIAFQTNLLALNAAVEAARAGEQGKGFAVVAEAVRSLAHRSAESAKSIASLIDDSVKKIDAGSRQANQGGEVLAEIVNAVKKVADLNTEIATASEEQSHGIAQIGKAMNQLDQITQQNAAASEEAAAAAEQLSAEAESLLGNVRVLKKVVSGKSDQAESAAASEGTDEVLKAQALPKKRTLRAA, from the coding sequence ATGGGGTCGAATTTTAGTTTAAAAGGCAGACTTTTACTTCTTGGTGCTTTCATGTCCGCTATTCCGGTGCTGGTTGGAGGTTTTGCATTCTACGGGATGCGAGAAGTCGCAAGCAGTTATGAGAAAGTTACCGACGGAGTGCTTCCCAATATTGAGTCCGCGGATCAGATGTACATGAATTTTCGCGGTGTCAGAATCAGTTTGCGAAGCTTGGGTTTGCCGGGGCTGACGACAGAACAAGAAGCTGACTTTATCAAAGATGTCGAAGCCAATATTGCCGAGTATGAAGTGCACAAACAGCAATATCTGCGTGTGAACTTTAAGAAAGGCGAGCGGGAGCTCTATGAAAAGGTCGATGCTGCGTGGTTGGCATTTAAAGATCTTGGTGGGAAAGTCGTTCAGTATTCCCGCACTGGTAAGCCAGAAGACCGTGCAAAGATGCTGGAAATATTCCTATATGACTGTCCCAAAGCGGCTAAAGTCTATGACGACGCCATGACAAAGCTTGTGGCTTTCCAAAGAGCCAGCGGCGTTCAGTACGTGAAAGAGGCCCGATCGACAACGAGAACCACAGATGGAAGCATGGCGATAATTATCGCCCTGGGAATGATCGCAGGAGTCACTATAAGTGTGATGTTTGCTCTGTCTCTTTCAAAATCAATTTCAGCCGTATCAGGGGATCTTGCTGAGGGGGCAAGTAATGTGACGGACGCTGCTGGACATATTGCACATTCCTCTCAATCTTTGTCTCAGGCAGCTTTGCAACAGGCGTCCTCGTTGGAAGAGACCGTGGCGACGATGGAGGAGCTGACGGCCATGGTTCGCGTTAATTCGGAAAACGCCAAGCAGGCAGCTTCTCTGGCATCATCAACCCGAGAGACGGCCATTAAAGGCGAAAAAGAGATCATAACGCTGATTCAGTCCATCCAGAGCATCTCATCGGATTCTAAAAAGATCGCGGAGATCACTTCAGTAATTGACGATATTGCCTTTCAAACGAATCTGTTGGCCTTGAATGCGGCTGTGGAGGCCGCTCGGGCTGGCGAACAGGGAAAAGGCTTTGCAGTTGTGGCAGAGGCTGTGCGCAGTCTGGCGCATCGAAGTGCTGAGTCTGCAAAGAGCATCGCATCCCTGATTGATGACAGTGTTAAGAAGATCGATGCGGGCAGCCGACAAGCCAATCAGGGCGGTGAGGTTCTGGCGGAAATCGTAAATGCAGTTAAAAAAGTTGCGGATCTTAACACGGAAATTGCGACGGCCAGTGAAGAGCAATCCCATGGCATTGCCCAAATCGGTAAAGCAATGAATCAGCTGGATCAGATCACCCAGCAGAATGCTGCGGCCTCAGAGGAAGCGGCAGCCGCAGCGGAACAGCTTTCTGCGGAGGCTGAATCTTTGCTGGGGAATGTGCGTGTTCTTAAAAAGGTTGTATCCGGCAAATCCGATCAGGCAGAGTCCGCGGCCGCGTCAGAGGGAACTGATGAGGTCCTGAAGGCCCAAGCGCTGCCGAAAAAACGCACTTTGCGTGCCGCCTGA
- a CDS encoding endonuclease I family protein, translating to MGRSLLFLSSVLLLTSIAAKADLRGDLKKEVTSKHDPISYDKAQVELLGNVALIRMTDGSYAIDEVYCSTPYGKTHLGNGVGPGKEPASTIINVEHTVAQSWFKGRHYFNVGKADLHHLYPSDSRANSMRGNFAFGDVGTIKNMPKCFDEERHDIDTESKLGSGSDRELVFEPPVKHKGNVARAIFYFAVRYDFPIPAVQEATLRRWNKLDPVDQAEVERNNAIERIQGNRNPFIDHPEYVDQISKF from the coding sequence GTGGGCCGTTCATTATTATTTTTGTCATCTGTACTTCTTTTAACTTCAATCGCAGCCAAAGCCGATCTTCGCGGCGATCTTAAAAAAGAAGTCACTTCCAAGCACGATCCAATTTCTTACGACAAAGCCCAAGTAGAACTGCTTGGCAACGTCGCTCTGATCCGAATGACCGACGGCTCTTATGCAATCGATGAAGTTTATTGCTCCACACCTTATGGCAAAACCCATCTAGGAAACGGCGTCGGCCCAGGAAAAGAACCTGCTTCCACGATCATCAACGTTGAACACACAGTCGCTCAATCCTGGTTCAAAGGACGACACTATTTCAATGTCGGCAAAGCAGACCTGCACCACCTTTACCCGTCTGATTCCAGAGCCAATTCCATGCGCGGCAATTTCGCATTTGGGGACGTGGGCACAATTAAAAACATGCCAAAGTGTTTTGATGAAGAAAGACATGACATCGACACAGAATCCAAACTGGGCAGCGGCAGCGACCGTGAGCTGGTGTTTGAACCACCTGTAAAACACAAAGGCAATGTTGCCAGAGCGATCTTCTACTTCGCGGTTCGCTATGACTTCCCAATCCCAGCTGTACAGGAAGCTACCCTGCGCCGCTGGAACAAACTTGATCCCGTGGATCAGGCGGAAGTGGAGCGCAACAATGCCATTGAAAGAATTCAAGGCAATCGCAATCCATTCATTGATCACCCAGAATACGTTGATCAAATCTCTAAATTTTAG
- the rpsR gene encoding 30S ribosomal protein S18, with amino-acid sequence MKKTTRSKYRQEFSGDHVFDYKDPASLTRFIGDGGKITPSRISKLSVAQQKRVAAAVKKSRNLALLPSGSDSYDTFHRAEAISPVPFEI; translated from the coding sequence ATGAAAAAGACAACTCGTAGCAAATACCGTCAGGAATTCTCTGGTGACCACGTATTCGATTACAAAGATCCAGCATCTTTGACTCGTTTCATCGGTGACGGTGGTAAAATCACTCCATCCAGAATCTCTAAACTCTCCGTTGCTCAACAAAAAAGAGTAGCTGCAGCAGTTAAGAAATCCCGTAACTTGGCTCTATTGCCATCTGGTTCTGACTCTTACGATACATTCCACAGAGCAGAAGCAATTTCTCCAGTTCCTTTCGAGATCTAA
- the rpmB gene encoding 50S ribosomal protein L28 has protein sequence MSKCEVTGKGPVVKNLVSHSNIKTKSTALPNVQKKRIFSRVLNQMVRLQIAASAIRDMEHVGGFDNYILNQDDSKLSKRALTVKMRIKKKISSKN, from the coding sequence ATGAGCAAATGTGAAGTAACCGGAAAAGGCCCAGTTGTTAAAAACTTGGTATCCCACTCCAACATTAAAACAAAATCGACTGCTCTACCAAATGTTCAGAAAAAACGCATCTTTAGCCGCGTTTTGAACCAAATGGTAAGACTTCAAATCGCAGCTAGTGCTATCCGTGATATGGAGCACGTAGGTGGTTTTGATAACTACATCCTTAATCAAGACGACTCCAAGCTTTCTAAAAGAGCTTTGACCGTTAAGATGAGAATCAAAAAGAAAATTTCTTCTAAGAACTAA
- a CDS encoding 50S ribosomal protein L24 codes for MKLKIKKGATVQVITGSDKGKKGTVIAVDANAMKIQVQGVKVQTHYDKKDGLLKKEGFIDYSNVKLVEAASKEKKTSKKATKSKSA; via the coding sequence ATGAAATTGAAAATCAAAAAAGGCGCGACAGTACAAGTTATCACAGGCTCTGACAAAGGTAAGAAGGGCACTGTTATCGCTGTAGACGCTAACGCTATGAAAATCCAAGTTCAAGGTGTGAAAGTACAAACACACTACGACAAAAAAGACGGTCTTTTGAAAAAAGAAGGCTTCATCGACTACTCCAACGTGAAGTTGGTTGAAGCTGCTTCTAAAGAGAAGAAGACTTCTAAAAAGGCTACTAAGTCTAAGTCCGCTTAG
- a CDS encoding carbon-nitrogen hydrolase family protein, which yields MSSELVVAAVQMTSVDDVTTNLAQMEELLKEAFNGAQPRFVSFPENCLYLRLKEGEKIEGLTLSHPAFARLSELAKHYNTYLHLGSIPLYLEGHLYNSSALITPEGEVQPTYQKMHLFDIQLDGQAPLRESDVFRHGQTPNVIDIDGWKVGEAICYDVRFAELFSQYARREVDVILLPAAFLVKTGEAHWEILLRARAIENQSYVIAAAQGGTHTGLRGGTRETYGHSLIIDPWGAVVGQVEKRQPGVTISKFTRERIDSVRRQIPMKFHRRLPVG from the coding sequence ATGAGTTCAGAGTTGGTTGTCGCAGCAGTGCAAATGACTTCGGTCGATGATGTAACTACCAACTTGGCTCAGATGGAGGAACTCTTAAAAGAGGCCTTCAACGGCGCGCAACCGCGCTTTGTTTCCTTCCCTGAAAACTGTCTGTATTTGCGCTTGAAAGAGGGCGAAAAGATCGAGGGGCTTACTCTCAGTCACCCGGCCTTTGCGCGTCTTTCCGAGCTGGCCAAACACTACAATACTTATCTGCATCTGGGTTCGATCCCTCTTTATCTGGAGGGGCATCTTTACAATTCCTCGGCGCTGATCACTCCGGAAGGGGAGGTACAGCCCACGTATCAGAAAATGCATCTGTTCGACATTCAGCTGGATGGTCAGGCCCCTTTGCGTGAATCCGATGTGTTTCGCCACGGGCAAACCCCGAATGTGATCGATATCGACGGCTGGAAGGTGGGCGAGGCGATCTGCTATGATGTGCGTTTTGCCGAACTGTTTTCGCAGTACGCCCGTCGTGAAGTGGATGTGATTTTACTTCCGGCGGCGTTCCTGGTGAAGACCGGCGAGGCGCACTGGGAAATTCTGCTGCGGGCCCGTGCGATTGAGAATCAGTCTTATGTGATTGCCGCCGCTCAAGGGGGCACCCACACGGGTCTTCGTGGTGGCACCCGGGAAACCTATGGCCACAGCCTGATCATAGACCCTTGGGGGGCCGTTGTAGGCCAAGTTGAAAAGCGCCAGCCTGGGGTTACGATCTCTAAATTCACACGCGAACGGATCGATTCTGTTCGACGCCAAATACCGATGAAGTTCCACCGCCGCCTTCCCGTAGGTTAG
- a CDS encoding electron transfer flavoprotein-ubiquinone oxidoreductase, translated as MSVYDQLPEGVTRETMDVDVLIVGGGSAGLSCALHLQNQIQKHNEDVAAGKKQGEQIPEQMIVVLEKASEVGAHSFSGAVLNPKALTELIPNFKEEGCPIDSEVKKDAVYYLGSDFSFKLPITPPPFHNEGNYIVSLSKFNRWLGTKCEEKGINIFPGFAAVEALYEGDKIVGVRTGDKGRDKHGNPKANFEPGLILKSKVVIFAEGTRGSLFRQVEKKLDLRAGKNKEVFEEGVKEIIQMPPGTVEAGQVIHTMGFPLSKSIGGTFIYTIPGDKIIVGLVAYLDTQDPLLDPHRELQKLKTHPFLQSMLKGGKVIAYGGKTLPAGGWYSMPKLYGNGFMVCGDSASMVDVQKLKGIHLAMKSGMQAAEAVVDGLIKGGDFSEEVTKGYSDRIEAGYVKTELYRVRNFHQALSKGMVESMPLLALQELTGGRGLQDPMPIDHIDAETTEKVLDIWGPYGLDHEDNKLPKADGELFFDKLSSVYLTGTMHDEDSPNHLILKDGDICRTVCEPQYKSPCNHFCPAAVYEMVPSTKEAGKKDLQINYTNCIHCKTCDIKCPFENIEWTVPEGGGGPQYRET; from the coding sequence ATGTCTGTATACGATCAACTGCCAGAAGGTGTAACACGCGAAACGATGGACGTGGATGTCCTGATCGTCGGTGGTGGTTCCGCGGGCTTGTCCTGCGCTTTGCATCTGCAAAATCAAATTCAAAAACACAACGAAGACGTTGCTGCCGGTAAAAAACAGGGCGAGCAAATTCCGGAACAGATGATCGTTGTTCTGGAAAAAGCTTCTGAAGTGGGCGCGCACAGTTTCTCGGGTGCGGTTTTGAACCCGAAAGCATTGACTGAGCTTATTCCTAATTTCAAAGAAGAAGGCTGCCCGATTGACTCTGAAGTCAAAAAGGATGCGGTTTACTATCTGGGTTCTGACTTCTCTTTCAAACTGCCAATCACTCCTCCGCCGTTCCACAATGAAGGCAATTACATTGTCTCTTTGAGCAAGTTCAACCGCTGGTTGGGCACCAAGTGTGAAGAAAAAGGCATCAACATCTTCCCGGGCTTTGCTGCGGTGGAAGCGTTGTATGAAGGCGATAAAATCGTCGGCGTTCGCACCGGTGACAAAGGCCGCGACAAACACGGCAATCCAAAGGCGAACTTCGAGCCGGGTCTGATTCTGAAATCCAAAGTCGTGATCTTTGCCGAAGGGACTCGTGGTTCCCTGTTCCGTCAGGTTGAAAAGAAATTGGACCTGCGCGCCGGCAAAAACAAAGAAGTCTTCGAAGAAGGCGTGAAGGAAATCATCCAGATGCCTCCGGGCACGGTGGAAGCTGGCCAGGTTATCCATACCATGGGCTTCCCGCTGTCCAAATCCATCGGTGGGACTTTCATTTACACCATCCCAGGGGACAAGATCATCGTGGGTCTGGTGGCTTACTTAGACACCCAGGATCCATTGCTGGATCCACACCGTGAACTGCAAAAACTGAAAACTCATCCGTTCCTGCAAAGCATGCTTAAAGGCGGTAAAGTCATCGCTTACGGCGGTAAGACCCTGCCTGCGGGTGGCTGGTATTCCATGCCGAAGCTGTACGGTAACGGCTTTATGGTCTGCGGTGACTCTGCCAGCATGGTGGACGTGCAGAAGCTAAAGGGTATCCACTTGGCGATGAAATCCGGCATGCAGGCGGCGGAAGCCGTTGTTGACGGTTTGATCAAAGGTGGTGATTTCTCTGAGGAAGTGACCAAGGGGTATTCCGACCGTATTGAAGCGGGTTATGTAAAAACCGAGCTTTATCGTGTTCGTAACTTCCACCAGGCGCTCAGCAAAGGGATGGTGGAAAGCATGCCTCTGTTGGCCCTTCAGGAGCTGACCGGCGGCCGTGGTCTGCAGGATCCAATGCCGATTGACCATATCGACGCTGAAACCACTGAAAAAGTCCTGGATATCTGGGGTCCTTATGGCCTGGATCACGAGGACAACAAGCTCCCTAAAGCCGACGGGGAGCTGTTCTTTGATAAGCTTTCCAGCGTTTACCTGACCGGGACCATGCACGACGAGGATTCCCCAAACCACCTTATTTTGAAGGATGGGGATATCTGCCGTACCGTATGTGAGCCTCAGTACAAATCACCATGTAATCATTTCTGCCCGGCGGCGGTTTATGAGATGGTGCCGTCTACAAAAGAGGCAGGCAAGAAGGACTTACAAATCAATTATACGAACTGTATTCACTGCAAAACTTGTGATATTAAGTGCCCATTCGAAAATATCGAGTGGACCGTTCCTGAAGGGGGCGGTGGACCACAATACCGCGAAACATAG
- a CDS encoding THUMP domain-containing class I SAM-dependent RNA methyltransferase, whose protein sequence is MPQFFASTARGLVEPLELELKELGLKVTDRYIGGVFFESNWEGCYKANLHSRLASRILKPVLDFTAYQPEELYSQILRHDFTKYIKPTQTISIDASVNESKMRDQRFVAMKVKDAIVDQFREKFGVRPDVDNTNPDLRIHVRAIKNQFNVAIDTSGDSLFKRGYRKEVGEAPLKENLAAGLLRLSEWDRQSPLVDFMCGSGTFLIEAAMMSMNIAPGINRKGFGFQNWLNYEEETWEKVIQEAMDAEKEELDFKFYGFDIDKRVLMNAKDNAKRAGVDEVIEFKKESVATVEPPVEKGLIIVNPPYGARIGDEDNLRDVYRDLSFTMKHRFKGWDAWILSGNKELIADLKLKSTRKHFVFNGNIECRFLKYSMF, encoded by the coding sequence ATGCCTCAGTTTTTTGCCTCCACAGCCCGTGGACTTGTTGAACCCCTGGAACTAGAATTAAAAGAGCTTGGCCTGAAGGTCACAGACCGCTACATCGGTGGTGTGTTCTTCGAAAGCAACTGGGAAGGCTGCTATAAAGCGAACCTGCATTCCCGTTTGGCCAGCCGTATTTTGAAGCCTGTCCTGGATTTCACGGCTTATCAGCCGGAAGAGCTGTACAGTCAGATTCTTCGTCACGATTTCACCAAATACATCAAGCCGACTCAGACGATCTCCATCGACGCCAGCGTCAATGAATCCAAAATGCGTGATCAGCGTTTTGTAGCGATGAAAGTCAAAGACGCTATCGTGGATCAATTCCGCGAAAAGTTTGGTGTGCGCCCGGATGTGGATAACACCAACCCGGACCTGCGTATTCACGTGCGCGCGATCAAAAATCAATTCAATGTGGCCATCGACACGTCCGGTGACAGCTTGTTCAAGCGTGGTTATCGCAAAGAAGTCGGCGAAGCTCCATTGAAAGAAAACCTGGCAGCGGGTCTGCTGCGTTTGTCCGAGTGGGACCGCCAAAGCCCGCTGGTGGATTTCATGTGCGGTTCTGGAACTTTCCTGATTGAGGCGGCGATGATGTCCATGAACATCGCTCCGGGTATCAACCGCAAAGGTTTTGGTTTCCAGAACTGGTTGAACTATGAAGAAGAAACCTGGGAAAAAGTGATCCAGGAAGCCATGGATGCAGAAAAAGAGGAACTTGATTTCAAGTTCTATGGCTTTGATATCGACAAACGCGTTTTGATGAACGCGAAAGACAACGCCAAACGTGCCGGTGTTGATGAAGTTATCGAATTCAAAAAAGAATCTGTGGCGACAGTGGAGCCTCCAGTTGAAAAAGGTCTGATCATCGTGAATCCGCCGTATGGCGCGCGTATCGGTGATGAAGACAACTTGCGTGACGTGTACCGTGATCTGAGCTTCACCATGAAGCACAGATTCAAAGGCTGGGATGCGTGGATCCTTTCCGGCAACAAAGAGCTGATTGCGGATTTGAAGTTGAAATCCACACGCAAGCACTTTGTGTTCAATGGAAACATTGAGTGCCGCTTCCTGAAATATTCTATGTTCTAG
- the lpxD gene encoding UDP-3-O-(3-hydroxymyristoyl)glucosamine N-acyltransferase, whose amino-acid sequence MITAEVIKELNSSDLNFVSGPLSAVASKVLPPEQCDSESLVFVSKPDQLALAISAQAPIIVAHKSLTVPTDSKAAFFTAGSVQLGMAAILPLFDGKMNRFNQATKIHPTAVVHETAHLGKNVGLGPYVVIGEHAKIGDGATIGAHTVVESHAEIGDHTLLHPHVFVGSHCVLGSHCEIHPHTTIGSDGFAFAMQKDGSQKKIPQIGRVIIGNNVELGANCAIDRAALTETRIGNGTKMDNFCHIAHNVIIGENNVMAAKFSIAGSSKIGNNCMFGGEVAISDHITVGDRIVIAGRGAVTYNLTEPGQYGGYPLEPLRDALKTLTNKTHLTRLRKDVSRVIKHLGLKDE is encoded by the coding sequence ATGATCACAGCAGAAGTCATTAAAGAGTTAAATTCATCCGATCTGAACTTCGTCTCCGGCCCACTTTCCGCCGTGGCTTCGAAGGTCCTTCCCCCTGAACAGTGCGATTCAGAAAGCCTGGTCTTTGTGTCCAAGCCGGATCAACTGGCCCTGGCGATCAGCGCCCAGGCCCCGATCATCGTGGCTCACAAATCCCTGACCGTTCCGACGGACAGCAAGGCTGCATTCTTCACCGCGGGTTCTGTCCAGCTGGGCATGGCCGCGATCCTTCCGTTGTTTGATGGGAAGATGAACCGCTTCAATCAGGCGACAAAAATCCACCCGACAGCGGTCGTTCACGAAACCGCCCACTTGGGTAAAAACGTCGGCCTGGGTCCTTATGTGGTTATCGGCGAACATGCCAAGATTGGCGACGGGGCAACCATCGGTGCTCACACCGTGGTGGAATCCCACGCTGAAATCGGCGACCACACCCTTTTACATCCCCATGTCTTTGTCGGGTCCCACTGCGTTCTGGGATCTCATTGCGAAATCCATCCGCACACCACCATTGGTTCTGACGGGTTTGCTTTTGCCATGCAAAAAGACGGCTCTCAGAAAAAAATCCCGCAAATCGGCCGCGTGATTATTGGCAACAACGTGGAGCTGGGGGCAAACTGCGCCATCGACCGCGCTGCTTTGACCGAAACCCGCATCGGCAATGGCACCAAAATGGATAACTTCTGTCATATCGCCCACAATGTGATCATTGGGGAAAACAATGTGATGGCGGCGAAATTCAGCATCGCCGGATCCAGCAAAATCGGAAACAACTGCATGTTCGGCGGCGAAGTGGCGATTTCGGACCACATCACTGTCGGCGACCGCATTGTGATCGCTGGTCGTGGCGCTGTCACATACAACCTGACCGAACCAGGCCAGTACGGCGGCTATCCGCTGGAACCACTGCGTGACGCCCTGAAAACCCTGACCAATAAAACCCACCTCACGCGCCTGCGCAAAGACGTATCCCGCGTGATTAAACACCTGGGCCTGAAAGACGAATAA
- the infA gene encoding translation initiation factor IF-1, whose product MAKDDLVQIDGKVIDALAGGLYKIELDNKVIINAKLCGKMRRFNIRVVVGDRVSVGVSPYDPSHGLIQFRHK is encoded by the coding sequence ATGGCAAAAGACGATTTGGTACAAATTGACGGAAAAGTGATCGACGCCCTGGCGGGTGGTCTATACAAAATTGAACTTGATAATAAAGTTATCATTAACGCAAAGCTTTGCGGAAAAATGAGACGCTTTAATATCCGCGTGGTTGTTGGTGACCGTGTGAGCGTAGGGGTTTCTCCTTACGACCCATCTCATGGCTTGATCCAATTCCGTCATAAATAA
- a CDS encoding helix-hairpin-helix domain-containing protein, whose protein sequence is MDQALQSYLARIAPTVSAKSAQAVIELAAEGATVPFIARYRKEKTGNLDEVQIRAVIEGHETYNEIVKRKAFLIKEIGEQNNLTAEIQKRIELSWDLGELEEIYKPFKKKKKTKATIAREAGLEPLANWIWDMGHGTIKDDQTMEMKAKNFLNPTAKIATYEEALKGAQDIIVEKIANDAELRAMVAKNYNDSGRVVAKAAKGYKANSKYEMYKEFEEPVKNLMDAKNNHRYLAMRRGWQEEELTVDVKGDDEAILKSYENFATSTPDNAIGDYLKQCARLALNVYVLPSVVNEVHRQLKEKADQDAITVFAENVRKLLLASPYGPKCVLGVDPGLRTGCKVALIDKSGAFISHTVLYTLGDDADRKAKVLFGDVMKQIQIEAIAVGNGTAGRETEAFLKKVLKDLGKNIPVVMVSESGASVYSASEVAREEFPDLDVTVKGAISIARRLQDPLAELVKVDPKSIGVGQYQHDVNQSQLKKSLEAVVESCVNNVGVDVNTASAALLSHVAGIGPALAKGIVEARKKSLFNDRTELLKVPKFSAKVFEQAAGFLRIPQSKQVLDSTGIHPERYQAVTDMAKDLGVSLTDVIGEGAKKLVSQRSKWAQLVGEFTFDDIVKELEKPGRDPRDPFKVFQFRDDIMEVKDLTEGMICPGIVTNVTNFGAFVDIGVHQDGLVHISALSHKFVDDPRKVVNPGDHVTVKVLKVDVVKNQISLTMKMDDAPEASAPRGERRPENRGASRPMGQGQRPPAGKPAQAPMKPANPFNNPFAALMNVPTNKK, encoded by the coding sequence ATGGATCAGGCTCTTCAGAGTTATTTGGCTCGTATTGCTCCCACCGTTTCCGCAAAGTCAGCACAGGCTGTGATCGAACTTGCGGCTGAAGGGGCAACCGTTCCGTTCATCGCACGTTACCGTAAAGAGAAAACCGGCAATTTGGACGAGGTCCAAATCCGCGCGGTTATCGAAGGTCACGAAACTTACAACGAAATCGTCAAACGTAAGGCGTTCCTGATTAAAGAAATCGGCGAACAAAACAACCTGACGGCAGAAATCCAGAAGCGTATCGAGCTTTCCTGGGATCTGGGCGAGTTGGAAGAAATCTACAAACCATTCAAAAAGAAAAAGAAAACCAAGGCGACCATCGCACGCGAAGCGGGTCTGGAGCCTTTGGCAAACTGGATCTGGGATATGGGCCATGGCACGATCAAAGACGATCAGACCATGGAGATGAAGGCGAAAAACTTCCTCAATCCAACTGCAAAAATCGCAACCTACGAAGAAGCGCTTAAAGGCGCTCAGGACATCATCGTCGAGAAAATCGCCAATGATGCGGAACTTCGTGCGATGGTGGCGAAAAACTACAACGACAGCGGTCGTGTGGTGGCCAAAGCAGCCAAAGGCTACAAAGCAAACTCCAAGTACGAAATGTACAAGGAATTTGAAGAGCCGGTTAAGAATCTGATGGATGCGAAAAACAATCACCGCTATCTGGCGATGAGACGTGGCTGGCAGGAAGAAGAGCTGACCGTTGACGTAAAAGGCGACGACGAAGCTATTTTGAAATCCTATGAAAACTTCGCAACATCCACTCCGGACAATGCGATCGGCGACTACCTGAAACAGTGTGCTCGTCTGGCATTGAACGTTTACGTTCTTCCATCTGTTGTGAACGAAGTTCACCGTCAGTTGAAAGAAAAAGCGGATCAGGATGCGATCACGGTCTTTGCTGAAAACGTGCGTAAGCTTTTGCTGGCGTCCCCGTACGGACCAAAATGTGTATTGGGCGTGGATCCTGGTTTGAGAACAGGCTGTAAAGTGGCTCTGATCGACAAATCCGGCGCATTCATTTCTCACACGGTTCTTTACACTTTGGGTGACGATGCTGACAGAAAAGCAAAAGTTCTGTTCGGCGACGTGATGAAGCAGATCCAGATCGAGGCGATTGCTGTCGGTAACGGAACTGCCGGTCGTGAGACTGAGGCCTTCCTGAAGAAAGTCCTGAAAGATCTGGGTAAAAACATCCCGGTTGTGATGGTTTCTGAGTCCGGAGCTTCCGTGTACTCGGCTTCTGAAGTAGCTCGTGAAGAATTCCCGGATCTGGATGTGACTGTAAAAGGGGCGATCTCTATCGCGCGCCGTTTGCAGGATCCGTTGGCAGAGCTGGTTAAAGTTGATCCTAAATCCATCGGCGTTGGTCAGTACCAGCACGATGTGAATCAGTCCCAGTTGAAGAAATCCCTGGAAGCAGTGGTCGAGTCCTGCGTGAATAACGTGGGTGTGGACGTGAATACGGCTTCAGCAGCGCTTCTTTCCCATGTGGCGGGTATCGGCCCGGCCTTGGCGAAAGGGATCGTTGAAGCTCGTAAGAAATCCCTGTTCAACGACCGTACTGAGCTTTTGAAAGTTCCTAAGTTCTCTGCAAAAGTTTTCGAACAGGCAGCAGGTTTCTTGAGAATCCCACAAAGCAAACAGGTTCTGGATTCCACAGGTATTCACCCTGAGCGTTACCAGGCGGTGACGGACATGGCGAAGGACCTGGGTGTGTCTTTGACTGACGTTATCGGCGAAGGCGCAAAAAAACTGGTTTCCCAAAGATCCAAATGGGCTCAACTGGTGGGTGAGTTCACCTTTGATGACATCGTAAAAGAACTGGAAAAACCAGGCCGCGATCCGCGTGATCCGTTCAAAGTATTCCAGTTCCGTGATGACATCATGGAAGTGAAGGATCTGACTGAAGGTATGATCTGCCCGGGTATCGTGACGAATGTGACCAACTTCGGTGCGTTCGTGGACATTGGTGTTCACCAGGATGGTCTGGTGCATATCTCTGCATTGTCTCACAAGTTCGTGGATGACCCTCGTAAAGTGGTAAACCCAGGTGACCATGTGACAGTGAAGGTTCTGAAAGTGGATGTGGTTAAAAACCAGATCTCTTTGACGATGAAGATGGACGATGCTCCGGAGGCTTCTGCACCTCGTGGTGAAAGACGTCCGGAAAACCGTGGTGCTTCCCGCCCAATGGGTCAGGGTCAGCGTCCGCCGGCGGGCAAACCAGCTCAGGCTCCAATGAAACCTGCAAACCCGTTCAACAACCCGTTTGCAGCTTTGATGAATGTTCCGACAAATAAGAAATAA